The Halichoerus grypus chromosome 14, mHalGry1.hap1.1, whole genome shotgun sequence genome contains a region encoding:
- the CYLC2 gene encoding cylicin-2, protein MKRYHSHGYATLRGAGNLQQENIYIGLIYPLELFRRQNFPYLVIVEKKKNTDVNYKKDLKHCCQKINFGTYDNYIPVSELSKKSWNQQHFALRFPKPPRPGKKRRSKPSQLRDNAIPIYDSDKIKEGHKQPLWMHSSLMRISERPSEYLAARRQPQYKATHRRKEDAKVADVEKRLSPETGKKDEKDAKTDAKKERKDSKKGKESESEDEKKDAKKDAKKEKKASKKGKESGTESEDEKKDTKKEKKASKKGKESGIESEDEKKDTKKDAKKDKKASKKGKESTTESEDAKKDAKKDKKGSKKGKGSTESEDAKKDKDGKKDTKKPGENDDQSKDKKDAKRKGSKKGKKEEKKASGTDIESKDDAKKDGKKDAKKDGKKDAKKDAKKDAKKGK, encoded by the exons ATGAAGAGATATCATTCCCACGGTTATGCTACGTTACGAGGTGCAGGTAACCTTCAACAGGAGAACATCTACATAGGCCTGATCTATCCACTCGAGCTTTTTAGAAGACAAAATTTTCCTTATCTGGTCAtagtggagaagaaaaagaacacagatgTGAACTACAAGAAGGACTTGAAACATTGCTG ccaaaaaataaactttggaacATATGATAATTACATTCCAG TCAGTGAATTAAGCAAAAAATCATGGAATCAGCAACACTTTGCCCTGAGATTTCCCAAACCACCAaggccaggaaaaaaaaggagatcaAAACCATCCCAACTGCGAGACAATGCAATTCCT ATATATGATTCAGACAAAATAAAAGAAGGTCATAAACAACCGTTATGGATGCACAGTTCTTTAATGAGAATTTCTGAGAGACCATCCGAATATTTAGCTGCCAGGAGGCAGCCTCAATATAAAGCAACCCATCGCCGAAAGGAAGATGCTAAAGTAGCAGATGTAGAAAAACGTTTATCTCCAGAAACAGGTAAGAAAG atgaaaaagatgcaaaaacagatgccaaaaaagaaagaaaagattcaaaGAAGGGCAAGGAGTCAG AAtctgaagatgaaaagaaagatgCCAAGAAAGAtgccaagaaagagaagaaagcttCAAAGAAAGGCAAGGAGTCAGGTACAGAATCTGAAGACGAAAAGAAAGAcaccaagaaagagaagaaagcttCAAAGAAGGGCAAGGAGTCAGGTATAGAAtctgaagatgaaaagaaagacaCCAAGAAAGATGCCAAAAAGGACAAGAAAGCTTCAAAGAAGGGCAAGGAATCTACTACAGAATCTGAAGATGCCAAGAAAGATGCCAAAAAGGACAAGAAAGGTTCAAAGAAGGGCAAAGGGTCTACAGAATCTGAAGATGCAAAGAAGGATAAGGATgggaaaaaagatacaaagaaaccAGGAGAGAATGATGAtcaatcaaaagacaagaaagatgcaaagagaaaggggagtaaaaaaggtaagaaagaagaaaagaaggccaGTGGGACAGATATTGAATCAAAGGATGATGCTAAGAAGGATGGCAAGAAGGATGCCAAGAAGGATGGCAAGAAGGATGCCAAGAAGGATGCCAAGAAGGATGCCAAGAAGGGCAAGTAA